The nucleotide sequence AGGGGGACTCGAACCCCCACACTGTTTCCAGCGGCGGATTTTGAATCCGCTGCGTCTACCGATTCCGCCATCCCGGCCGGGTGCCGGACGCGAACGCGTCCGGCGACAGAAGCCGGGCATTATCGCCGAATCGGGCGAACGCCCGCAAGGCGACCGCTATAATCGCGGCCCATGCGTGTCGCCGATTTCGACTTCGAACTTCCCCCGGATCTCATTGCGCAGTTCCCGCCCGACGTCCGCGGCGCAAGCCGGCTGCTGCACGTCACGGCGGCGGGGGCGCTTCACGATCGCATGTTTCGCGAGCTGCCAACGCTGCTCGGCGCCGACGATCTGCTCGTCATGAACGACACGCGCGTGATCAAGGCGCGGCTTTTCGGCGAGAAGGATTCGGGCGGCAGGGTCGAACTTCTGGTCGAGCGCGTGACCGGCGAATTCGAGGCGCTGGCGTTCATCCGCGCCAGCCACGCACCCAAACCGGGCGCGCGCATCCGCCTCGCCGACGATGTCGCGCTCGACGTCCTCGACAAGCAGCACGACCTGACGCGCCTGCATTTTCCTGCGCCGGTGCTCGACGTGCTCGACCGCTGCGGCCGGCTGCCGCTGCCGCCCTATATCGAACACGCGCCGACCGAGGAAGACGAAGCGCGTTACCAAACCGTGTACGCGAACGAACCCGGCGCGGTGGCGGCGCCGACGGCGGGGCTTCATTTCGACGCGGCGATGCTCGGGACACTGCAGACGCAGGGCGTGCGGACGGCACGGGTGACGCTGCACGTCGGCGCCGGCACCTTCCAGCCGGTGCGGGTCGCCGAGGTTGCCGACCACGTGATGCACAGCGAGCGCTACACGGTCCCCGCCGCCACGGTCGCGGCGATCGCCGAGACGCGGGCGCGCGGCGGGCGGGTCGTCGCGGTCGGGACGACGAGCCTGCGCGCACTCGAGGCGGCTTCCGCGTCAGGCTCGGTCGAGGCCGGCGTCGGCGAGACCGCGATCTTCATCACGCCGGGCTACCGCTTCCGCACGGTCGACGCGCTCGTCACCAATTTCCACCTGCCGCGCTCGACCCTGCTGATGCTGGTCTCGGCGTTCAGCGGCATCGAGACGATCCGCCGCGCCTACGCGCACGCGATCGCCGAGCGCTATCGCTTCTTCAGTTACGGCGACGCGATGTTCCTCGAAAAAGCCAGTCTGGAAACGCCCGCATGAAATTCGACCTCCTCCGCACCGACGGCGGCGCACGGCGCGGCCAACTCCATCTCGCGCACGGGGTCGTGCAGACGCCGGTGTTCATGCCGGTCGGCACCTACGGCACGGTGAAGGCGATGTCGCCGACGGAAATCGCCGACATCGGCTTCGAGATGCTGCTGTCCAACACCTTCCACCTGTGGCTGCGGCCGGGGCTCGAGGTGATCGAGGCACACGGCGGGCTGCACCGCTTCATGGGCTGGGACAAGCCGATCCTCACCGACTCGGGGGGCTTTCAGGTGTTCAGCCTCGGCAAGCTCAGAAAGATCACCGAGGAGGGCGTGAAATTCGCCTCGCCGACCAACGGCGACAAGCTCTTTCTGACGCCCGAAACCTCGATGCAGATCCAGCGCACGCTCAATTCCGACATCGTCATGATCTTCGACGAGTGCACGCCCTACCCCGCGACGGAACGGCAGGCGGCCGATTCGATGCGGATGAGCCTGAGATGGGCGGCGCGCTCGAAGGCGGCGCACGCGGGCAATCCGAACGCGCTGTACGGGATCGTCCAGGGCGGCATGTACGAAGCCCTGCGCGACGAGTCGGCGCGCGAACTGATCGGCATGGACTTCGACGGCTATGCGATCGGCGGCCTCTCGGTCGGCGAGCCGAAGGACGACATGACGCGCATTCTCGCGCACACCGCGCCGCAGCTTCCCGCCGACAAGCCGCGCTACCTGATGGGCGTGGGGACGCCGTCCGATCTCGTTGCGGCGGTGGCGGCCGGCATCGACCAGTTCGACTGCGTGCTGCCGACGCGCAACGCGCGCCACGGCATCCTGTTCACGCGCCGCGGCGAAATCCGCATTCGCAATGCACGCTGGAAGCTCGACACCGCGCCGATCGACGAAGAATGCGACTGCTACGCCTGCCGCCATTTCACGCGCGCCTACGTGCACCATCTGATTCGCGCCGGCGAGATCCTCGGCGCACGGCTCACCACCTTGCACAACCTGCATTACTACCACCGGCTGATGGCCGAGGTGCGCGCGGCAATCGACGCACAGCGCTTTTCGGAATTCGTCGCCCGCTTCCACGCGACGCAGGCGCTCGGATGGTGACGGCCGTGGCCTGACAGAAATTCTTCCCCCGGGGTTTGTCAAGAATCGTCCCGGTGCTGCCGTTGACGCACCCACGACATAACGACAAACCACTCAGGGAGGAACAAACATGTCGCTCACCAAGCAGTATCCGATGCAGTTCACCGGCACCGGCCGCGAGTACTTCGTCATCTGGATCGTCAACATCGCACTCACGCTCGTCACCTTCGGCATTTATTCAGCCTGGGCCAAGGTGCGCACCCTGCGCTGGTTCTACGGCCATACCCGCCTCGACGACCAGGTGTTTTCCTATCTCGCCACGCCGCTGCAGATTCTCCGCGGCCGGCTGATCGCGCTCGCTGCGATCGCCGCGTATTACGCGACCTCGTATTTCGCCCCGCGGCTCGCGATCGTGCTGATGCTTGTGTTTCTCGTCTTGCTGCCGTGGATCATCGTCAACAGCCTGCGCTTCCACGCGCGCCAGAGCGCCTATCGCGGCCTG is from Thiobacillus denitrificans ATCC 25259 and encodes:
- the queA gene encoding tRNA preQ1(34) S-adenosylmethionine ribosyltransferase-isomerase QueA; translated protein: MRVADFDFELPPDLIAQFPPDVRGASRLLHVTAAGALHDRMFRELPTLLGADDLLVMNDTRVIKARLFGEKDSGGRVELLVERVTGEFEALAFIRASHAPKPGARIRLADDVALDVLDKQHDLTRLHFPAPVLDVLDRCGRLPLPPYIEHAPTEEDEARYQTVYANEPGAVAAPTAGLHFDAAMLGTLQTQGVRTARVTLHVGAGTFQPVRVAEVADHVMHSERYTVPAATVAAIAETRARGGRVVAVGTTSLRALEAASASGSVEAGVGETAIFITPGYRFRTVDALVTNFHLPRSTLLMLVSAFSGIETIRRAYAHAIAERYRFFSYGDAMFLEKASLETPA
- the tgt gene encoding tRNA guanosine(34) transglycosylase Tgt, coding for MKFDLLRTDGGARRGQLHLAHGVVQTPVFMPVGTYGTVKAMSPTEIADIGFEMLLSNTFHLWLRPGLEVIEAHGGLHRFMGWDKPILTDSGGFQVFSLGKLRKITEEGVKFASPTNGDKLFLTPETSMQIQRTLNSDIVMIFDECTPYPATERQAADSMRMSLRWAARSKAAHAGNPNALYGIVQGGMYEALRDESARELIGMDFDGYAIGGLSVGEPKDDMTRILAHTAPQLPADKPRYLMGVGTPSDLVAAVAAGIDQFDCVLPTRNARHGILFTRRGEIRIRNARWKLDTAPIDEECDCYACRHFTRAYVHHLIRAGEILGARLTTLHNLHYYHRLMAEVRAAIDAQRFSEFVARFHATQALGW